A stretch of DNA from Augochlora pura isolate Apur16 chromosome 8, APUR_v2.2.1, whole genome shotgun sequence:
CAGGCAACAGGAATCCAGATAGTCATGGCACGGTGCATACGTGCAGTCGGTCGTTGAAGATGGTTGGGTTCTGGTCCGAGGCTGCGGTGTCCAAGGGTGTCCTTGAAGCGGGCGGGGTCGTCACTCGAGGGCCCGCAGGTAAACGACCATCAGAATCCATGTGTGTTAGCAGTCGAGGCCTTATAGCGTATCTTACACTCGTACTACTTAACTTTCTGCATCTGTATATGTGACGCGCGTTGTTCTGCCTCCTTCCTTCTTGCaccctctcctccctctcctgCCGATCTCCCTCGGCCGCCTCGCCCCTCCACCCCCCTCACTCTCTCCCCGAACCTCCTCTCGTTCCTCGCCTCTTTCCGCCTCTCTTTCTGCCTCGCGTCGCGGATAAAAGAGGCTACTGGCTTCTCTTACTTTACAAGTGTTATGAAATGGCAATCCCTCCACCGtcctctctgcctctctctctctctctctctccccgccgTTCCACCGACACCCCTCCTCCCTTCTCCCCGtccctcgccgccgccgccgccgcctgcGTTGCCTACCCTGCGTCTCTCCTCGCCGCGGACGGCACCAATTTATAGGTTTAATTACCACGTCGTTGCGCACGTCGACGCTCGTTCGAGATTACCAGAAGTAATCTCTGCCGCGCGCCGGCGAGAGGGAACCGCTCCAAAAACGAAACATTATCTCCGGTGATCAAGCGGCGCTCCCATCCTTCGGCAGCGGAAGCAGCCGCGCGATTGTCAAGGCCGCTGCCGGTCGCGGATTTCATGCCGTCGATCCCCGCGCGGATCTCGGCCCGCAAGATTAATATCTTTGACGCGTTCCGGTGAATATTACACGGTGTCAAAGATCAGCGTTAAGACGACGCCTGAGCAGCCAGAAGAAATGGAAAGTCTGCGAGAAGAGGCGCCACAGCCGCGCGGAGGAGCGCCGAAAGCCTAGGCGCGTCCTTGGCTGCGCGGGATCCGTGCCACCGCGGTCACCGCGGTCACCGCGGGTCCAAACAATCGCGGAATTCAGCCGGGAGCGGACCACCATTAATTACCGAACGGCTCGGGAGACCGTGGACGGGCTGCTGCTGTCCGGGCGAGCTATCATCGGGGCGCCGTAGCGCCAGATAAAGACGCAACCGCGCTGGCTTAATGATAAATGCGGCCGGCGATATGACGAAGAGTATATCTGGACGCGTATGGGAACAGTTCGAGAAAGGGCATGTTGCGATGGAAGTCGTCCTTGAGAGCATATAACTCAAAGGTGCAGGACGATGCTCGGTCGGTAATGAGCCAAATCCATTACGGCACTCGCAGCAGCAACGCAACATAGCAACACCGTCGGACAGCCCGAAGAGGCCTGCGGGTCTCTAACTGCTAGGGGACTACTACCTTCCTACCCTCCCCACCCCGTCCTATTCCCCCCCACGAAACCCTTGGTCACCTCCTTTTCTCTCCCCCTGGAGAGGACACGGTCTACACGCGTGTCTATGCCACGCACGTATCGCGCGGTAACAACCACCTAACCAATGGCACCAGTTCACTACCAATTCCAATTATAGATCCGTAAGTATATTCCAGGGAACCCGGCGAACTGACATCCCTTCCTACATGCCCCCTCGTCCGATCTATGCTACCCTGCCTGCTCCACCcattgctctttctctctctctctcacacacgcGCAcgctcgttctcgttctctcttttcaCTTCCTGCATCGCGAAACCAATTATGCGCGCGGAACCACCGAGGGTAAATTGAAAAGTTTTAGCCGAACTGCTGATCCTGCCGCGGTTCGAACCGGCTAACGAGACGACAGCATGGAAACTGTCGACGCGACGTTGACGTGTTTCCCCGAACACCGTGATCTCGTCTTTTATGGTGCGGGCGCGGTGGCGCGTGTTTTTGGAATCGATTGGGTACGGCGAGGTTTAGTAACATAAATCTGCGGAAGACGGTCTGTCAATTTTCTGCACAGCTCTAACGCGACAGCGGCTAAGTATCGTGTTCTTTGAAAATAGCAGCAACGTCCAGGgtaaaaattaaccctttgcacgccGAGGGACACCGTTGGTACGGgtcgcaagaataaattttacacgcgCGAAATGCGCTTCGTTATGTTAAATTGAAGTACTACACAAgccagaaaagttatttcagattcacagttaaaacggctccgagtgaaaagggttaatcgagaCGAGCGAGGGTTTGCTTCGACGAAGAttcgaacaaaattcatttttaccgTAACGTCACGGTAACTCGGGATAAATTCGAGCCGATAATTCCGAAGATAAATTGCAGCTTCCCGGTGCCGTGTTCCGTCGACAACGTTACCATACGATTCCGCGAGACGGCCGTCTCGGCGTCGTGTACGtcggcgaacgtgttaattgcaATTACCGGAcgcgattcaatttcatagaGTCATCTGAATTTGAAGGATGATTTCGCCGCCGTTCTCGCGCCATCTGCGAGACGGTCCCGCGGCGACCGGACGGTTCCATAAATCAGAAAACTCGGAGAGGATATTCGCAAAAGACGTGTCAGTGGGGGATCAAAAGGACGGCTGCAAAAGGAGCAAACCGCGGCGACGGACGGATCCCGAGACTCTTTTCAGACAGTCAACAGTCCCGATCGAAGCAAAACGAGCGACGACCGATAAATTCCGTCAAGAACCGGCTGCGCGGCGTGAATAAATCACCGGCCGAACAGCGAGAACTATAAGGGAACACCTTTTTGCGTGGCCGCGACCATAAATCCCGGCAACGGTCCGATGCCGGGTATATCGATACCGATTTTACGACTATCTCTGTGGTATGACGCGTCCGCGGAGTGAGCGTCGCTACAATTAAACGTACCTGCAAGGTACCCGCAAGGTCGTTACGAACCAAGACACCGGGTACACACGGTGGAGGATGACGCGTAGCTAGCGATGGGATTGAGCTCCATATCTTTGCACCATCGTATTCAACCATTAAAATGACTCCATACTGATAAACCTAATAGTAATATCTAGCCgacttaaaaattcaattggaGAACATACCACCGACTTAATAATCGgacttaaaattttttaaaacagttccTCCATCTTgctgaaatacatttttattgtctaTGGATAGCCTGCACGATTGTATAATTGAGTAGCTAAGAACTCGCAAGTGAGTCCTTTTTTTCTAAGTACTATTTGCCCCGAAGCCCCGGGGAAATCCATGGCGTTCCCAGGGCAAAGAACATCTGTTCCGCGTGTATAGTTTGGGGGAGTATCTTTTCGTGAAAACTGCAGGGACTGTTTTTCGACGTGGGGAAACAGTTTATCTTGCGGAGCTGTAAGTGGTGGACCAACAGAGTTTATTGACTCGATCTTGCCCCGCGTAGAATGCCTCCTAAAAGCTACCATCCAAAGACGCGAAAGCTaaggtattaataaaaatagaagcgTTTAACTCTCCTTCTACAAACGAGGAATTGGAAATAAACGTTAAACTTGCGGACATTCCAATCTCTCATTCATTAACCCTTCGTTGACAAGCAAGCGGGTCGCTTTAAAACCGTGCCGAGACTCTTTGCATATCTACTgttaaactataaattaacgcAATCATATCTAAAAGTAACAACCTCGAtaacatacaaataaatacagaagAACCTTGTCCAATTCTCGGATATCAAAATTTCGCATCAGCTAATTacattctatataatatattcaactAACTCCAAGTCAACTTATACGTAAtctcatttattatacatatcaataaagataaaatttatttagtggCTAAAAGGCAGCTGTTCCGTTAACCGAACGTTCGCGTCGCTCTAGTTAAACCAGATAATCAAGGTTATTTACGGTGGTTCGATTTCATGGGATTCTGGAAATCGGCTGGGTCAGGGCGCGGAGAAGCTGTTCGGCCGCGAAATACTTGTTCCAGCAACAGGATTTGGTCCCATCGCTACACGCGGCGCGGGGCAGCTTGAGCCGCAGGTCCTGGCCGAGAATGGGACGAGACGGTGGCCGGTGGCGCCACGCAATTgtcaattaacatttttaccgCCGTGCAAGAAAACACGAAGTTACGTGCCGGCGTACGTGGCCACACGGCGAGCTCGACAGGGTTCTAGAGATCACGAGCCGGActgggccgggccgggccgggccgggccgagaCGGGCCCTGCGCGCCCCGgcagaaacgaagaaaacggAGGCCTGGGCCCAGTCGATGGATCGCGCGAGGGAAGGAAGAGGGAAACGGCGGCGAAAAAAGGAGCGAGAGGGCTAAAAAGGAATCGGAGAGGATACATTTCATTATGATTATGTGCGCAATGGATTGCTAATCGTAAAGCGCCTGCTGACCGCACTGAGTCCAGCCTGTGCCTGgcactctctcgctccctctctttccctttctatctttctctctgtctccctctctttctttctttctttctttctttgctACCAGCGAACCTGTAAGGCTCGTTTTTCACACGTGGGAACGACTGAACCTTTCTGCAACGAGTATACACCCGAGGACGAGACTCTATTAGTACTATTAGCATACATCACATATCGTTTTACTCCCCCCTCCACCcgttttttcatttctctccTATTCTTGCTGTGTCCTTTTTGGAAACGTACACGACCCGATTCTGTGGAATACCGTCGTTATGCACCGATGAAAATGGGGTAATACCTCGAGGATGTACTTGgtctttatttcattcttaCGACGCTCTTATGGTACTGGTACGATCGGTTCGCTAAAGCCGTGGGCTTggatattacatttaataaaccAGTATCGGTTTCCAGCCGCACTGCAAGAAACACGCGAAGGGGATACTTTTAAGTGTTCCCTTAGCGCGATGTTTCCGCGAGAATTATACTGCCACCGGCTATACCATTAGGTTCTCTATGAATTTACAACGTTCGTTGCGGTTCGGGTTGAATTTTGTCGGTCTTATTTGCAAACCTTTCGCGcctattaatttgttaatgtgCTCCATGTACACAGATtattcgagagagagagagagaatgatcGAACCAACCCGGCTAGAATTCAATTAGAGTTCGCTTGTAGTTATCGCGGTGAAACATCGCGTGTTACAGCTGTtttcttgttattaaaaataacagagatACATTTCGCGGAATTAGACAAGTCAAATGATAGCCCGTGCACAATGTGATTCGATATGGGTTTCAAAGACGCTGCGGTGCACGGACGTGCGGTATTAATTGAGTATTGAGGAGTGATTGATCGAGGCCGTTTCACGAAACCGTTTCGAACAAGGCACGAGAATCAATGCAGGCCGACGCAAGTGCACCGGGATGCAGCGGAAGCAATCTCGAGGGGGCAAGGTTGCGAACGGTTTCTGATCCGAGTAAGAAGAATAATCCATCATTATGCAATGCGAGGCGATATAATGCATTGGCAGCCGTATTACGTATTTACGTTTGCATTATGCGAAAGAGATGCCGGGCTTGATTCACGGCACGACCTTCGGATCGGCCGGATCCGcctttttatttgttctgcACGGTAACGATTCAGTAAACAACCAAACCGAATGGAACCCGTCGGGGAGGCCAAGCAATCAAATTTAATGGATAAATGATAACCGGGCACGACCGCGCCGTCGCGCTTGCAATTCTGCGACTGTTAATTGCCCGCCGCTAATTAccgaagaatatttttggaGCAGTTCACCTTGTCTATGAGCGACCTTTCCCCTTATAAGAAGACCACGCGGGTAAGCGCGCCGTGACACGGgacaagaaagaaaattgatggAGATGCAATGATCTTCCTGCGGGGTGATTAATTGCGGGACTAATTTTAGAATGTCCTCCGGGACATGTTTAATATTGGGCGAATTCGTAAATAAAGCATGCAGACGGTGAACAAGATTCTGTCGGAAAACGAAAAACCGATTTATCATGAACACGAACGAGGAATTAATGTTCTTTCGGTGGCAGTCGTTGTCGCGGGATCGATAATTCTGCCGTAAAGCTTCCTAAGTAAACGGTAACGTATCGGCAGCACTAAAATCTCAATGgtgcaattaataatagaactgAGACCTACATAGCCGGCGAAGTTACACACGCGGCGGACCCTTTGAGTTACGAATTCCCCGTTATAGCCCAGCTGGGAACCATTAGAACTTTGCTTGCATAATAAACGAGAGAACACGGTAATATCGCGACGTAACGCGAACATATAGTGAACAAGTTTTCTTGAGAAAACTTTTGACACGTAGGATAAAGCTTTTACACACTAAATGGATCCACTTGTATAATGTaacacatttaaaaaattctatgcaAAGACTGAcacatataataaatgtattcatatatttttaaaattttgatgttcgaaaaatcaatttctctcttttaaaaatctcACGATACCAAATTAAATTGGGACACTTTCACGGAGTTCCATAAAGAAATGGCCACTTTTCGATTAGATGACAAAAATTCGTTTGGATAGTATACTGAAGTTGTCAATTTTACAGTACCACAATTTGCCAGGTAACAAAAACGCTGATGCTTCACGGAAACGCGTTAAACCAACAGCGCGCGCGACCTCCGCAGGTATTTACACAAGGAAACATAACAGTTACCAGCGATTCATTGGTCGCCGTGCAAATGTGCTGTTCAGTGGAAACATGGCTGAGAATTGCACATCGTTTCCTCCGAGTATATTGGCCCGTTAAGTGTGGCAGGGACACCGATAAAACGAGAAGATTTTGTTTCCAATACATATTCGCATCTGAGAAGTTTTTGCGTAACGATTTATCCCCCAGACTTCGCGTACGAAACATAAATACATTATGGTTGGTTTAAATAACCCCCGTTTCACCAGATAGCAAAACATGTTCTCTCCGGTGAGTATTGGGATACCCATCTTCCTTATCTCtcttaataatgtataaagttGTAATAACTTGTAATAACTCACCCTATCTTGGTGATCAGCTTTCCATGAACGTGCAGGTATGACGTGACGAACCTCTTATTCACCTGGAAGTACAATAACGTGTGTTAGCGATGTTAATAATTGAGAACAGATCAgaaatcataatatttatagtttccGTACCTCGACGCTACTTAGTTGCGCCAAGTCTTCTAAGTCACTGTGGGACAATCTCGCTTCATTGGCAGTGGCTGCGGTAGTTGTACGACGAACTCGTCTACCACCAGGGTGAATCCAAATCTCTCTTCTCAATCCACCCCCAACATTGTTTgctccttctttctctttcatccTGGCTCTTTCCTTccactctctttcttcttttcgtttccGTTCGGTTGACTCATACTATTGGAACACATGACacaatcaatttaaaaaaaaaaactcattGTATTCGCAGTTCGATCGAGAACAGCATGGTGCATAACGTAAATGAGAGGTCGTTCTATTAGTTCTTTTTTACAGGATCTAATGTCCCTTATTGCAATGACCCCTAAAATCTCTCATATACTGAGATACAGACATTGTACATTGGAAAATGTTTGTACCTTTTTATTGGCGACTATATATACAAGTTGCATGCTAACATCTTGTGCAATTTAGTGCTAGTAACTATTCGAGACAGTGCATTAGTTTACAGCTAACAATCTAGCAGTATGCAGCGTACTAACTTCTCAACTATGgttctatatttctttttctttaactaATTTACGCCGGGGGTATTATCATTTAAGATTGctataaatcaatttcattcaagCGTAGCAAGATTCTCCTTCtaatcattatcattatctatggaaaatatatgtaatatgttCAACTGGAAGCGTGCTGAGAGATCCATGTTCCGcgagaaaattgattagaaaAAATCTATTATGCGCAAAATAGTACACAATATAAAAGCAGCACGTAGATGAGGGAACTGATCTAAGCTTCAGTTAAGATGTCTAAGGAAGTCACACCAAGTATCGAAATTTACTTACATAATGTAGATACTGGCAGCAAAACAGAATCAAAAGATTATTAAAGTTAGTATCAATACAACcatattcaaaaattgtttaaacgtttACCGTaccttttttctgttttcatcGAAAAGTCCTATTAAACTCTCCCTCGCAGATTGAAACGGATTAGATGCCATGAGGGAcctcatataataatataccgCATCCAATTTTCGTCGCTGAAAAAAAGTTGacatttaaatttctgtaatcttttttttattctttatagttatatatttaactatcAGTTTGCGATATTTACTGCATAATGAGCTAATAAGGCAAGTTGATTGTAGGGCCTTCCATTCTTTGGATTAAGTTGTTGTGCTTTCAAATACCACCTAGACAagaacaatgttaaatttaattttaattcaggaCTGCATTTGGAgcgaaaaaatataatgttcaaTAGTCGTCACTTACTGCCTAGACTTTCCATAATTATTCGTTTCATTTGCTTGTTCTCGGTATCTGGCCAAGTCACCCaaaaataagtatattttttGCGCGCTTACTAACGCTAAGCCTAAGATTCCAAGACCTTTAGGCAGAGTTGATGACGCAAGAAACATGTCCAATTTAAATTCGTATTTGCTTTCAAGGACAGTCAGCAAACTTTCCAAATATACAGTGCCTTCGTCGATGATCTTCAACATCATCTTCTTGTAATGCTCCCGACCTTCAGAACTTTCTTTAGGCATACCCTTCCGGAGCATTTCGatcatattataaaaaagtatcTTCCAAAAGTGTTGCTCAACGTTCTCGGCTTGGCAAAATTTGATGTCAGTTTCGAGCAGAGTTTTCAAACTTTCTTGCAAGAAATGCCTTATGTATAAAACTCTTTCCCAATTCGTAGTAAACCCACCGGAACTCAATATCCACTGCAACTCTAAATCAGCACGTTCTATGTCCAGAAGTAAGTAGGGGTTCTTGGCTGATCGAAAACTGCCAAAAAAAGGCTGTGTTGGTAAAATGATTCATTTCTAGTTTTAATCTATAgcgtattttataattttcacataCCTGTCTGAGTATGGATCGTACCACGAAGGTCTTGTACTTGCAAACTGGTCATTCGGCATATATGGGGGTGGTACACCGTCCAAGTGTGCTCCTTGAAAACTATGATGTGATGAAGTAATACCTCCATGAGATTGGAACACTGGGACAGTGGAACTTTGTGTTGAGTTATCATTctctctataaataaaattggtatTAAATATGGCAATCAACAAAAAAGTAAGAAGAATGCACAAAGTTATCCTTACCTTTGTACTGCTGCCCTGCTATTGGGCGAAGGAACCACAATAGGTTTATTAGGATTGTTATGATTAAATAAGGTTCTTTGTTGCTGCATCCCTTGCTGTCTTGAACCGGATTGATTGGGCGGCGATTGGTTAGTAGTATCTGGTAGTACCAATACGCCTGGTTGCTGAGTGTTGCTGTAACCAGTAGATGTTTGGTGCGATGGTAAACTCAAAGTAGTATTTGTTAAAGGAGCAGAATGAGAAGCAACATTCGGTGTGTGTCGTCCGTCGTCGGATTCGCAAGCAGACATTTTCCTTCCGGTTCTCCAATTTTCATCCAAGTATCGATCAGATGttctaaaaatatgtatacaaatgtagaataaatttttaattgtaacgtgtatctacaataaaaattgcaaatttagtaaagtaatttttacctATGTCTGTGAAGATCATCAAAATTTCTACTACTACTACGATAATTTCTATCTTTACTAGATTCTCGGctatgttgtataatattgcgATGTCTTCTGTGATCATATCTTCTACTgctattattgtttttttgaTTATTGTTATAGTTATCATTTTCTCTGTTATGTTGATTGTTTTGACGATCGCGACTATTAACTCGAGCTTTATCCCTGCTGTTGCTCCTACAAtatattcgaaacattttatttagtacTCTATACGAAagtaataattacgaaatatttgtatcttttgTTGCATATATTAGAGCTTCTTACCGGTCTGCTGCATGCCGCTTTTcactttttcgttttttatgTTTACTGTGATTACTAGTTGTAGTTTCATTTCCAGACATGTTAACATTTTCACGCAAACTTAATACAGAAGAACTACGACTTGCGCGTTCAGCTTCCAATTTATCATGCAACTCAACCTCTTCATTCCAAtcctaaatattattattaaaatgcgacgtttatattaatattaattatatatatacatatataaattttcactgGAGATACTTACAAATACATGATCAGTTGTATTGGAGCCAGTATGAAGAGTTTCACTCTTTGATGGACTAATGCTTAAATTTTGtggattatttttcttttctgatGCGGTATTACGGTCAAGCGCGCTGCTATTTTGTCGTTgccttaaaaaataaataaactgatAATGGACAAAGTTGACAAATAACAGGGTTGCTTGAAAAAGAATCATTACGCTTGAGGACGATGGAAAGTTGGCGGTGGTGACATTCCCCGACGGTGACTATCGGGCGAACTGTGACGTTTGTTCACACTGGATGTTGAAGTTACAGGTGACACTGACGGTGGTGGCAGCATCATTGAACTGTCAGCACGGCTTAAACTCTCCATACTCGTGTACATAGTACTGTTGCTACCACGACGGTCGTAAGACCTACTTTCCAAAGTACacaaaaacttaaaatttgtttgctgAAGATGCTTATAAATCATTAATGAaaacagtatatatatatacctttGCATATATTCTTGGCTTGGCGTATGAGACCGGGAACTTGGAGCTGAATATTGATCAGGTGTAACGCACCTAAAAATGTTCGTGGAACTCTCTATTTCTTCAGGTCTGAGTCTACCTCTGCCTCTACTTCTTGCCGGAACTGTATTAGACCAGCTAGGTTGTGGAGGTAATGGGCCAGAAGGTGGTAAATTTTGCATGGTTTGTGAATGTTGCATAGCAGGTGGATAATTATAGCTCGTTGAGCCCTTTAAAAAGAATACTTATGTCTtcaaatttcgatgaaaattttatataatcttcataaaagtaaaaatattttaaaacataccTGAAATGTGATACTACTGCCATTCCATGTGTCTTCTGCAGGTGATGGATTGCTTGGTGGCAATGGTAAACCATTAtcaataagatattttttctgtaatcGTGGTGGTAAgtgttctatttttatatttttaggtaAACTGTCTTTTGGACCACCCCATTTGCCCGAAGGTGGTTTGCcttgaaatttttctgattctACACTACGTGTATCCCTCGTACGATTGAAATCATTTACGTGATTCATTGTTGCAAAAAGTGGCTCTGAACCCTAGAAGAGCGAACATCGtcaattgtaaagaaatataaattctatagcCTTAAATATCGTATCAGAGTATCACAGTTATTCCCAAACCTGTCTAACTTCACGGGAATTATCTTTCCGATTTCCGAAGCTCCTATTAGATAAAGGAGAATCAGATCGCCAGCGCTCCTCGTTTTCATTGCCATGACGATTTCGACGATTTCCTGAATATTTTTTCCCATGATCATCTCTGCCTCTGTTTCCATTATCATTGTCTCGGCCACCACGACCACCGACACGATTATGGTGACTATCGCTTTTGTGACTGCGATTGGAATGAGAATCACGGTCTTCACTGTGTTCTCTATCTTGATCGCGATCCCAAACCCCTTGGTTGGATGATCTAAATAGTAAAGAAAGTATTTGTTAATTACTACTCAGTTATTTGTTAACAATGAGACAAAAACACTTTCACAGAATTCACCTATTTGAAATATCTTGTTCAGCCAATgcttcttttacttttttaggTACATACAGCTGTTGTTCTGGCTTTTTGGATTTCCTACGTGAATCTCCTAAATGACTATTTTGTGAAGAACCTTGTGTCTGTTCTATATCTGTAGTAGTTCTGTAGTTGACATTTAAATCATTCAGTTTTTCTGTTACATGTTCAACTTGAGATGATGGTGGATTATTAAAACTTTGATTGGATCTGTTCAGTTGTGACTGCTTCAAACGATGTTGGACGGAGCTTGGTTTAGTTGTCTCCAGCGAGATGTTCTCATTCTCTAAATCATCTGTGGATCTGCCAGATTTGCGAAGAGGTCCACTTCCTGGCCTGTACAAAGCTTGAGGGGCTCTGTTTCCTCCACCACGCATTCCTATTGATCTATCCTTGTCTGATTTTGTATTATCTGAAATTTAGTAAATTCCTTtcttaaaacataaaataaaaaccacTACTCATGAAAAACTACATAagcatataatatttcaataataacatacttaaaaaaaaataaaagacaatgGGAAGTCCTaagttttaaatatctaaaagtgatttccataatttataacatgttaatataatatatattagccatatttaattaatgataatttttacaattaatgtctaaaattgttaactgaaatagtaaatatattctgGAGAAAAGATATATGGAATATCAAATTTGTTAGCAcatttacttattaaataagaaaagaatattttctattacaaGTAACATTAAAAACTAGTTGAACTTATCATGTAAAGtatatgcatttttaatatcttttaaaaatattactgaaagcatcttttatagaaattaacaaaatattatgtacacCTAATgcgcaaatatttctattaattagaAAGAATGCTTTGTTAAGTATAAGAGCTCAATAGTGGTTGTTGACACTCTTGACAGTAACTACAGTTCCTatcaattcttaaaaattcgatgtaattgttatataatctATATCTGTTTGAAGTTAATTCACATCATTTAGAAGAGTTCAATTGGAAATGTTGATCAtactacatttatttcttactgTGGTAAAACTCTACAGTATATCACAGCATAATAATTCTTGTAGTATTTTAGGTTAGCTTGTTTGGTG
This window harbors:
- the LOC144474030 gene encoding uncharacterized protein LOC144474030 isoform X3, translated to MRGGGNRAPQALYRPGSGPLRKSGRSTDDLENENISLETTKPSSVQHRLKQSQLNRSNQSFNNPPSSQVEHVTEKLNDLNVNYRTTTDIEQTQGSSQNSHLGDSRRKSKKPEQQLYVPKKVKEALAEQDISNRSSNQGVWDRDQDREHSEDRDSHSNRSHKSDSHHNRVGGRGGRDNDNGNRGRDDHGKKYSGNRRNRHGNENEERWRSDSPLSNRSFGNRKDNSREVRQGSEPLFATMNHVNDFNRTRDTRSVESEKFQGKPPSGKWGGPKDSLPKNIKIEHLPPRLQKKYLIDNGLPLPPSNPSPAEDTWNGSSITFQGSTSYNYPPAMQHSQTMQNLPPSGPLPPQPSWSNTVPARSRGRGRLRPEEIESSTNIFRCVTPDQYSAPSSRSHTPSQEYMQSRSYDRRGSNSTMYTSMESLSRADSSMMLPPPSVSPVTSTSSVNKRHSSPDSHRRGMSPPPTFHRPQAQRQNSSALDRNTASEKKNNPQNLSISPSKSETLHTGSNTTDHVFDWNEEVELHDKLEAERASRSSSVLSLRENVNMSGNETTTSNHSKHKKRKSEKRHAADRSNSRDKARVNSRDRQNNQHNRENDNYNNNQKNNNSSRRYDHRRHRNIIQHSRESSKDRNYRSSSRNFDDLHRHRTSDRYLDENWRTGRKMSACESDDGRHTPNVASHSAPLTNTTLSLPSHQTSTGYSNTQQPGVLVLPDTTNQSPPNQSGSRQQGMQQQRTLFNHNNPNKPIVVPSPNSRAAVQRENDNSTQSSTVPVFQSHGGITSSHHSFQGAHLDGVPPPYMPNDQFASTRPSWYDPYSDSFRSAKNPYLLLDIERADLELQWILSSGGFTTNWERVLYIRHFLQESLKTLLETDIKFCQAENVEQHFWKILFYNMIEMLRKGMPKESSEGREHYKKMMLKIIDEGTVYLESLLTVLESKYEFKLDMFLASSTLPKGLGILGLALVSAQKIYLFLGDLARYREQANETNNYGKSRQWYLKAQQLNPKNGRPYNQLALLAHYARRKLDAVYYYMRSLMASNPFQSARESLIGLFDENRKKYESTERKRKEEREWKERARMKEKEGANNVGGGLRREIWIHPGGRRVRRTTTAATANEARLSHSDLEDLAQLSSVEVNKRFVTSYLHVHGKLITKIGMETFQEAGVQMLKEFRALLQHSPLPLPGTRLLQLLALNMFAIESTQLKDAQMEQGYRSEVQERALVVSLQMFNLILERGVSLLKSQLDSGEELRMVVSEDMQVLLPAIKIWCDWMLCHSTVWNPPPSCTDYRVGPAGDAWSRLATMVNLLDKLCYSRTILIQAKDAEGREDELELVKLPEDTTLAGFTPLMSNPQDPIYAEKTEDMEKAQVCLRINMILFFGQVYLCGLETPVLKLQKSENGDSEYVSVVEASSTSIPSSPPEQSDSELLVESYSEDEDEPVSSTLRRLPSCTDVPDDNAASGAAVEIRSLIEKKEELERRQRKQDRHRQRVQQILQNSSVSVEIEVRPRQLVPDTNCFIDYLPQLQNITKVTSNVQPIYTLMVPLVVLNELEGLARGADARDCPPASKAALDPEHVARVAESAKAALAFARSRNPAIRCLTTRGTVLTSSTFTVEEDVDKDGSTRNDDRILATCLSLCKTGNKDQASAEESQPRRLRREVVLLTEDRNLRVKALARDVPVREVPDFMQWAGLG